The sequence GGTTCGCAGACAGAAAAGCTCAGCCCTTGTGGCCGGCCCCGTGGCCGCCCTTGTGCCCGCCGCCAGGGCCGCACTTGCAGCCCCCCTGGGCGTCGCACTGACACCCGGCGCCGCACTTGCACGCCCGGTCCTCACCCTTCATGGGGCACTGGCAGCCGCCAGCAGGATCGCACTTGCACTCGGAGCCGCACTTACACTCCTTGCCTTCTCCCATCTTGCACTGGCAGCCGCCCTGGTGATCGCACTTGCACTCGGGCCCGCACCGGCACTCGCGGCCTTCGCCCTTCATGGGGCACCGGCACTCGCCTCCATGCCCACACTTGCACTCCGGCCCGCACCGGCATTCTGCCGCCGCGACGACAACACCGTCCCTGCCGTCTTCAGTTCGCGGGCCGCCCGCGGCCGGCCCGGCCAGGAGCACGAGGGCTAGCAGAAAGAGCAGGAAGGGTCGCACAGTCTTCATGGGGTGCCTCCGCATGATGCCCCTCGGGGCGTTGGAAATGGCGCTTAGAATAAATCTAGCTTGGTCGCGCCGCAAGGCACATTCTGAACACAGAGCTCACGTTGACCCCCCGCGGCCGGGGTGCTATAGTTCTGCGACTCCTAGGCCCGGGACGACCGAGGAAGGGATGAGCGCCCGCACGCCGCCAGCCAGACCGCCTTCTCCGACCGCGAGAGAAGGCTTTTTTTTGAGGTGAGACCGTGGCCCAGCACCCCACCAGCCGGCGCGTGCTCCTCAACGCCGCCGCCGTGCGCCGGACCCTGGCCCGCATGGCCCACGAAATCCTGGAGCGCAACCGGGGTACCGAGGGGCTTGCCCTGGTGGGGGTCGTGAGCCGCGGCGACCTCCTGGCCGCGCGACTGCGGGACCAGATCCGGCTTGTGGAGGGGGCCGAAGTGCCCGTGGGGCGGCTCGACATCACCCTCTATCGGGACGACCTGGCCCGAACCGGAGCCCGGCCCATGCTGCGGCCCACGGAGATCCCCTTCGACCTGGACGACCGCACGGTGGTCCTGGTGGACGACGTGCTCTACACCGGCCGGACTACCCGGGCAGCGCTCGATGCCCTCATGGACTTCGGCCGACCCCGGGCCATCCAGCTCGCGGTGCTCGTGGACCGGGGGCACCGGGAGCTCCCCATCCAGCCCGACTACGCGGGCCACGTGATCCGCACGGGGCGGGACGAGGAGGTGGAGGTGCGCCTCGGGGGCGACCCGGCCGACGACGCGGTGCTCCTGGTAGAACCGGCCCTGCTCGCCGACCCCCAGGAGGGGCCGTGATGGCCGCCCGCCCGGGGTTCGACCGCCCCCACCTTCTGGGGATGGAGCCCCTGGCCCCGGAGGAGATCGTCGCCATCCTCGACGTGGCGGAGGGCTTCGCCGAGGTGGCCCGGCGCGAGGTGAAGAAGGTGCCCACCCTCCGGGGCAAGACCGTCGTCAACTGCTTCTTCGAGGCGTCCACCCGCACCCGGGTCTCCTTCGAGATCGCCCAGAAGCGCCTCTCGGCCGACGCCGTGAACTTCTCCTCCTCGGGAAGCTCGGTCTCCAAAGGGGAGACGCTGCTCGACACGGTGAAGAACCTGGAGGCCATGGCCCCCGACGTGCTGGTGATCCGCCACTGCGCGGCGGGCGCCGCGGACTTCGTGGCCGCCCGGGTAAAGGCGGCGGTGGTGAACGCGGGCGACGGCCGCCACGAGCACCCCACCCAGGCGCTGCTGGATCTCTTCACGATCCGCAAGCACAAGGGCCGCATCGAGGGACTCACGGTGGCCATCCTGGGAGACATCGCCAACAGCCGGGTGGCCCGCTCGAACATCCACGCGCTGACCAAGCTCGGGGCCCGGGTGCGGGTGTGCGGCCCCCCCACCATGCTCCCCCCCCAGGTGGAGCGCCTCGGGGTGGAGGCCGGGAGCGACCTGGGACAGGCCGTGGCCGGGGCCGACGTGGTAATGGCACTGCGCATCCAGAAGGAGCGGCTGGGCAGGGCCTCCTTCCCGAGCCTGCGCGAATACGCCCGCTTCTACGGCCTGAACGCCCGGGTCCTGGAAGGCGCGGCCCCGGACGCCATCGTCATGCACCCGGGGCCCATCAACCGGGGGGTGGAGATCTCCTCCGAGGTGGCCGACGGTCCCCGCTCGGTGATCCTGGAGCAGGTGGAGAGCGGGGTGGCGGTGCGCATGGCGGTGATCTACCTCTTGGCGGGCGGGAGGTCGGAATGGGCGTCCTAGAGCTGGTGATCCGGGGAGCCCATCTCGTGGACCCGGCGTCGGGGGTGGACGGCCGGCGCGACATCGCCTTGGCCGGGGGACGGGTGGTGGCCATCGAGCCCTCCCTCGACCCGGGCACCGCGGCGGTGATCGACGCGGGGGGGCTCCACGCCTTCCCGGGGCTCATCGACGTGCACGTGCACCTGCGGGAGCCCGGCTACGAGTACAAGGAGACGGTGGCCACGGGCACCCGGGCGGCGGCGGCGGGGGGCTTTACGGCGGTGGCCTGCATGCCCAACACCAACCCCGTGAACGACAACGCGGAGGTCACCCGCTACATCCTCGAGAAGGCCCGGTCGGGGGGCCTGTGCCGGGTCTACCCCGTGGGGGCCGTTTCCAAGGGGCTCAAGGGGGAGGACCTCTCGGAGATGGGCGAGCTCGCCGAGGCCGGGTGCGTGGCGGTGACCGACGACGGCCGCCCCGTCTCCTCGAGCCTCCTCATGCGCCGGGCCCTGGAGTACGCCAAGGGCTTCGGGCTGACCGTGGTGAGCCACTGCGAGGACCTGGAGCTCGCCGCCGGGGGGTGCATGAACGAGGGGCTCACCTCGGCCTATCTCGGCCTCCCGGCCCAGCCGGCAGAAGCCGAGGAGGTGCAGGTGGTGCGCGACCTCCTGCTCCTGCGGCGCACCGGGGGGCGCCTGCACCTGGCCCATCTCTCCACCCGGGGGAGCGTGGAGTTCCTCCGGTGGGGCAAGCGCCTGGGGCTCGCGGTGACCGGGGAGACCGCCCCCCACTACTTCACCCTCACCGACGACGCGGTGCGGGGCTTCGACACCCGGTTCAAGATGAACCCGCCGCTTCGGGAGATCGCCGACGTGGAGGGGGTCCAGAAGGCTGTGGCCCGGGGAGTGGTGGACGCCATCGCCACCGACCACGCCCCCCACGCGGCCGACGAGAAGGAGCTTGAGTTCGAGGCTGCCGCCAACGGGGTCGTGGGCCTGGAGACGAGCCTGGCCCTTTCCCTGCGGCTCGTGCACGAAGGGGTCGCCCCCCTCCACCGGGTGGTGGCGGCGCTCACCTGGGGCCCGGCCCGGGCGCTCGGCCTCCCGGGGGGGACCCTCGCCCCCGGGGCGCCCGCGGACCTGGTGCTCGTGGACCTGGAGGCGGAGCAGGTGGTGGACCCCGCGCGCTTCTACTCCAAGGCCCGAAACTGCCCCTTTACGGGCATGAAGCTCAAGGGGCGGGTCGTGCGCACCCTGGTGGGGGGGAAGACCGTGTACCTGGACGGCCGCGTGGCGGCCGAGAATCTCGACACTGGGGAGATCCGATGAAGAAAGCCCTGCTCGCCCTCTCCGACGGCACGGTTTACTCCGGCTGGTCCTTCGGGGCCGAGGGGGAGACCGCCGGGGAGGTGGTCTTCAACACCAGCATGATGGGGTACCAGGAGGTCCTCTCGGACCCCTCCTACAAGGGCCAGATGGTGGCCATGACCTACCCCGAGATCGGCAACTACGGGGTGAACGACGAGGACTACGAGTCCTCCCGCATCCACGTGGAGGGGTTCATCGTCAAGGAGGCGTGGGAGACGCCGTCGAACTGGCGCGCCACCAGGAGCCTCCACCGGTTCCTGGCC is a genomic window of Thermodesulfobacteriota bacterium containing:
- a CDS encoding dihydroorotase, with product MGVLELVIRGAHLVDPASGVDGRRDIALAGGRVVAIEPSLDPGTAAVIDAGGLHAFPGLIDVHVHLREPGYEYKETVATGTRAAAAGGFTAVACMPNTNPVNDNAEVTRYILEKARSGGLCRVYPVGAVSKGLKGEDLSEMGELAEAGCVAVTDDGRPVSSSLLMRRALEYAKGFGLTVVSHCEDLELAAGGCMNEGLTSAYLGLPAQPAEAEEVQVVRDLLLLRRTGGRLHLAHLSTRGSVEFLRWGKRLGLAVTGETAPHYFTLTDDAVRGFDTRFKMNPPLREIADVEGVQKAVARGVVDAIATDHAPHAADEKELEFEAAANGVVGLETSLALSLRLVHEGVAPLHRVVAALTWGPARALGLPGGTLAPGAPADLVLVDLEAEQVVDPARFYSKARNCPFTGMKLKGRVVRTLVGGKTVYLDGRVAAENLDTGEIR
- the pyrR gene encoding bifunctional pyr operon transcriptional regulator/uracil phosphoribosyltransferase PyrR, producing MAQHPTSRRVLLNAAAVRRTLARMAHEILERNRGTEGLALVGVVSRGDLLAARLRDQIRLVEGAEVPVGRLDITLYRDDLARTGARPMLRPTEIPFDLDDRTVVLVDDVLYTGRTTRAALDALMDFGRPRAIQLAVLVDRGHRELPIQPDYAGHVIRTGRDEEVEVRLGGDPADDAVLLVEPALLADPQEGP
- a CDS encoding aspartate carbamoyltransferase catalytic subunit, translated to MAARPGFDRPHLLGMEPLAPEEIVAILDVAEGFAEVARREVKKVPTLRGKTVVNCFFEASTRTRVSFEIAQKRLSADAVNFSSSGSSVSKGETLLDTVKNLEAMAPDVLVIRHCAAGAADFVAARVKAAVVNAGDGRHEHPTQALLDLFTIRKHKGRIEGLTVAILGDIANSRVARSNIHALTKLGARVRVCGPPTMLPPQVERLGVEAGSDLGQAVAGADVVMALRIQKERLGRASFPSLREYARFYGLNARVLEGAAPDAIVMHPGPINRGVEISSEVADGPRSVILEQVESGVAVRMAVIYLLAGGRSEWAS